The following proteins are co-located in the Pectinophora gossypiella chromosome 23, ilPecGoss1.1, whole genome shotgun sequence genome:
- the LOC126377611 gene encoding uncharacterized protein LOC126377611 isoform X6 produces MALDTNFAFIISLLTPLLCLMLVILLVTLCSTYYKIRQKTRVPQERRMYVGSRPRQSFAQQEPTIFVSPANLPPPPKYEAMAPPSYEEVVGIHYPNYQASALPITQPITSAMAQSSRSADNNVTNNANTDATVITVTADDRRTSVTVTASS; encoded by the exons ATGGCATTGGACACAAATTTCGCgtttattataagtttattGACGCCTCTATTGTGTTTGATGCTGGTTATTCTACTTGTTACGTTGTGTTCGACGTATTATAAAATCC GGCAAAAGACGCGAGTGCCGCAAGAGAGGCGAATGTACGTGGGTTCGAGGCCCCGGCAGTCGTTTGCGCAGCAAGAGCCAACTATCTTCGTCAGCCCCGCCAATTTGCCCCCACCGCCCAAATATG AAGCGATGGCGCCACCAAGTTACGAAGAGGTAGTCGGGATCCACTATCCCAACTACCAGGCATCAGCTTTACCTATCACACAGCCTATCACAAGCGCGATGGCACAGAGCTCCCGATCAGCTGACAATAACGTTACGAATAACGCTAACACCGATGCAACGGTTATAACCGTTACCGCCGATGACAGGAGAACGTCCGTCACTGTGACAGCGTCATCGTGA
- the LOC126377611 gene encoding uncharacterized protein LOC126377611 isoform X3, with protein sequence MDSESAEDVTIEVSMSFMDIFWTLFFFSTVIIMIVFLTACVRMLRLGQKTRVPQERRMYVGSRPRQSFAQQEPTIFVSPANLPPPPKYEAMAPPSYEEVVGIHYPNYQASALPITQPITSAMAQSSRSADNNVTNNANTDATVITVTADDRRTSVTVTASS encoded by the exons ATGGATTCGGAAAGTGCTGAAGATGTAACGATTGAAGTTTCCATGTCATTTATGGATATTTTTTGGACATTATTTTTCTTCAGTACTGTCATCATAATGATCGTTTTTCTTACCGCCTGTGTCCGGATGCTGAGATTAG GGCAAAAGACGCGAGTGCCGCAAGAGAGGCGAATGTACGTGGGTTCGAGGCCCCGGCAGTCGTTTGCGCAGCAAGAGCCAACTATCTTCGTCAGCCCCGCCAATTTGCCCCCACCGCCCAAATATG AAGCGATGGCGCCACCAAGTTACGAAGAGGTAGTCGGGATCCACTATCCCAACTACCAGGCATCAGCTTTACCTATCACACAGCCTATCACAAGCGCGATGGCACAGAGCTCCCGATCAGCTGACAATAACGTTACGAATAACGCTAACACCGATGCAACGGTTATAACCGTTACCGCCGATGACAGGAGAACGTCCGTCACTGTGACAGCGTCATCGTGA
- the LOC126377611 gene encoding uncharacterized protein LOC126377611 isoform X15 — translation MDLFQYMILSVIVTGLLIYLLDYCLTKWQKTRVPQERRMYVGSRPRQSFAQQEPTIFVSPANLPPPPKYEAMAPPSYEEVVGIHYPNYQASALPITQPITSAMAQSSRSADNNVTNNANTDATVITVTADDRRTSVTVTASS, via the exons atggaTCTTTTTCAATATATGATATTAAGTGTGATTGTAACCGGATTATTGATATATTTATTGGATTACTGCCTAactaaat GGCAAAAGACGCGAGTGCCGCAAGAGAGGCGAATGTACGTGGGTTCGAGGCCCCGGCAGTCGTTTGCGCAGCAAGAGCCAACTATCTTCGTCAGCCCCGCCAATTTGCCCCCACCGCCCAAATATG AAGCGATGGCGCCACCAAGTTACGAAGAGGTAGTCGGGATCCACTATCCCAACTACCAGGCATCAGCTTTACCTATCACACAGCCTATCACAAGCGCGATGGCACAGAGCTCCCGATCAGCTGACAATAACGTTACGAATAACGCTAACACCGATGCAACGGTTATAACCGTTACCGCCGATGACAGGAGAACGTCCGTCACTGTGACAGCGTCATCGTGA
- the LOC126377611 gene encoding uncharacterized protein LOC126377611 isoform X8, with translation MDIISRIMIGAILFMCLFLFWMWFCFGSCVLRRQKTRVPQERRMYVGSRPRQSFAQQEPTIFVSPANLPPPPKYEAMAPPSYEEVVGIHYPNYQASALPITQPITSAMAQSSRSADNNVTNNANTDATVITVTADDRRTSVTVTASS, from the exons atggatATCATATCGAGAATCATGATTGGAGCTATACTatttatgtgtttgtttttattttggatGTGGTTTTGTTTCGGATCGTGTGTTTTGAGAC GGCAAAAGACGCGAGTGCCGCAAGAGAGGCGAATGTACGTGGGTTCGAGGCCCCGGCAGTCGTTTGCGCAGCAAGAGCCAACTATCTTCGTCAGCCCCGCCAATTTGCCCCCACCGCCCAAATATG AAGCGATGGCGCCACCAAGTTACGAAGAGGTAGTCGGGATCCACTATCCCAACTACCAGGCATCAGCTTTACCTATCACACAGCCTATCACAAGCGCGATGGCACAGAGCTCCCGATCAGCTGACAATAACGTTACGAATAACGCTAACACCGATGCAACGGTTATAACCGTTACCGCCGATGACAGGAGAACGTCCGTCACTGTGACAGCGTCATCGTGA
- the LOC126377611 gene encoding uncharacterized protein LOC126377611 isoform X16 — protein sequence MSVALLFWVSFFLIILIIVAVQELRQKTRVPQERRMYVGSRPRQSFAQQEPTIFVSPANLPPPPKYEAMAPPSYEEVVGIHYPNYQASALPITQPITSAMAQSSRSADNNVTNNANTDATVITVTADDRRTSVTVTASS from the exons ATGTCTGTAGCATTATTGTTTTGGGTGtcattctttttaattattttaattattgtggCTGTTCAAGAATTGA GGCAAAAGACGCGAGTGCCGCAAGAGAGGCGAATGTACGTGGGTTCGAGGCCCCGGCAGTCGTTTGCGCAGCAAGAGCCAACTATCTTCGTCAGCCCCGCCAATTTGCCCCCACCGCCCAAATATG AAGCGATGGCGCCACCAAGTTACGAAGAGGTAGTCGGGATCCACTATCCCAACTACCAGGCATCAGCTTTACCTATCACACAGCCTATCACAAGCGCGATGGCACAGAGCTCCCGATCAGCTGACAATAACGTTACGAATAACGCTAACACCGATGCAACGGTTATAACCGTTACCGCCGATGACAGGAGAACGTCCGTCACTGTGACAGCGTCATCGTGA
- the LOC126377611 gene encoding uncharacterized protein LOC126377611 isoform X11 has protein sequence MDTLVTGLLYLALLVIVFWCVYGIMLRFFGQKTRVPQERRMYVGSRPRQSFAQQEPTIFVSPANLPPPPKYEAMAPPSYEEVVGIHYPNYQASALPITQPITSAMAQSSRSADNNVTNNANTDATVITVTADDRRTSVTVTASS, from the exons atggaCACACTCGTTACTGGTTTGCTGTATTTGGCATTACTTGTAATTGTGTTTTGGTGTGTTTACGGGATTATGCTCAGGTTTTTCG GGCAAAAGACGCGAGTGCCGCAAGAGAGGCGAATGTACGTGGGTTCGAGGCCCCGGCAGTCGTTTGCGCAGCAAGAGCCAACTATCTTCGTCAGCCCCGCCAATTTGCCCCCACCGCCCAAATATG AAGCGATGGCGCCACCAAGTTACGAAGAGGTAGTCGGGATCCACTATCCCAACTACCAGGCATCAGCTTTACCTATCACACAGCCTATCACAAGCGCGATGGCACAGAGCTCCCGATCAGCTGACAATAACGTTACGAATAACGCTAACACCGATGCAACGGTTATAACCGTTACCGCCGATGACAGGAGAACGTCCGTCACTGTGACAGCGTCATCGTGA
- the LOC126377611 gene encoding uncharacterized protein LOC126377611 isoform X12: protein MTHYTSLLVFVILNILLFWMMYGLLMRFFGQKTRVPQERRMYVGSRPRQSFAQQEPTIFVSPANLPPPPKYEAMAPPSYEEVVGIHYPNYQASALPITQPITSAMAQSSRSADNNVTNNANTDATVITVTADDRRTSVTVTASS, encoded by the exons ATGACTCACTATACAAGTTTGCTagtatttgtaatattaaacaTATTATTGTTCTGGATGATGTACGGATTACTTATGCGGTTTTtcg GGCAAAAGACGCGAGTGCCGCAAGAGAGGCGAATGTACGTGGGTTCGAGGCCCCGGCAGTCGTTTGCGCAGCAAGAGCCAACTATCTTCGTCAGCCCCGCCAATTTGCCCCCACCGCCCAAATATG AAGCGATGGCGCCACCAAGTTACGAAGAGGTAGTCGGGATCCACTATCCCAACTACCAGGCATCAGCTTTACCTATCACACAGCCTATCACAAGCGCGATGGCACAGAGCTCCCGATCAGCTGACAATAACGTTACGAATAACGCTAACACCGATGCAACGGTTATAACCGTTACCGCCGATGACAGGAGAACGTCCGTCACTGTGACAGCGTCATCGTGA
- the LOC126377611 gene encoding uncharacterized protein LOC126377611 isoform X7, translating into MSSSVWLLILITTIPALIMLLLFIFIVLCVFIAGLLRQKTRVPQERRMYVGSRPRQSFAQQEPTIFVSPANLPPPPKYEAMAPPSYEEVVGIHYPNYQASALPITQPITSAMAQSSRSADNNVTNNANTDATVITVTADDRRTSVTVTASS; encoded by the exons ATGTCCAGCAGTGTTTGGTTATTAATACTAATAACTACTATACCAGCTTTAATAATGTTGTTACTCTTCATATTCATTGTGTTATGTGTATTTATCGCGGGattactaa GGCAAAAGACGCGAGTGCCGCAAGAGAGGCGAATGTACGTGGGTTCGAGGCCCCGGCAGTCGTTTGCGCAGCAAGAGCCAACTATCTTCGTCAGCCCCGCCAATTTGCCCCCACCGCCCAAATATG AAGCGATGGCGCCACCAAGTTACGAAGAGGTAGTCGGGATCCACTATCCCAACTACCAGGCATCAGCTTTACCTATCACACAGCCTATCACAAGCGCGATGGCACAGAGCTCCCGATCAGCTGACAATAACGTTACGAATAACGCTAACACCGATGCAACGGTTATAACCGTTACCGCCGATGACAGGAGAACGTCCGTCACTGTGACAGCGTCATCGTGA
- the LOC126377611 gene encoding uncharacterized protein LOC126377611 isoform X14, with translation MPIVVTVIVLCIFFFLAMAVLTTWRQLRQKTRVPQERRMYVGSRPRQSFAQQEPTIFVSPANLPPPPKYEAMAPPSYEEVVGIHYPNYQASALPITQPITSAMAQSSRSADNNVTNNANTDATVITVTADDRRTSVTVTASS, from the exons atgccTATCGTGGTAACGGTTATAGTCTTGTGCATATTCTTTTTTCTTGCTATGGCTGTTTTGACAACTTGGAGACAATTGA GGCAAAAGACGCGAGTGCCGCAAGAGAGGCGAATGTACGTGGGTTCGAGGCCCCGGCAGTCGTTTGCGCAGCAAGAGCCAACTATCTTCGTCAGCCCCGCCAATTTGCCCCCACCGCCCAAATATG AAGCGATGGCGCCACCAAGTTACGAAGAGGTAGTCGGGATCCACTATCCCAACTACCAGGCATCAGCTTTACCTATCACACAGCCTATCACAAGCGCGATGGCACAGAGCTCCCGATCAGCTGACAATAACGTTACGAATAACGCTAACACCGATGCAACGGTTATAACCGTTACCGCCGATGACAGGAGAACGTCCGTCACTGTGACAGCGTCATCGTGA
- the LOC126377611 gene encoding uncharacterized protein LOC126377611 isoform X1: MPVIFGHPSYDFLESSESSEEDREKGPVKDDVTKLAFFYMLVLIGMLVVWLIVFFCLRMITLRQKTRVPQERRMYVGSRPRQSFAQQEPTIFVSPANLPPPPKYEAMAPPSYEEVVGIHYPNYQASALPITQPITSAMAQSSRSADNNVTNNANTDATVITVTADDRRTSVTVTASS; this comes from the exons ATGCCTGTTATATTCGGACATCCGAGTTACGATTTTCTGGAATCTTCCGAGTCTTCCGAAGAGGACCGGGAAAAAGGACCAGTCAAGGATGACGTCACTAAACTGGCGTTTTTTTACATGCTTGTCCTGATTGGGATGTTGGTCGTTTGGCTCATCGTCTTCTTCTGTCTACGGATGATCACcttaa GGCAAAAGACGCGAGTGCCGCAAGAGAGGCGAATGTACGTGGGTTCGAGGCCCCGGCAGTCGTTTGCGCAGCAAGAGCCAACTATCTTCGTCAGCCCCGCCAATTTGCCCCCACCGCCCAAATATG AAGCGATGGCGCCACCAAGTTACGAAGAGGTAGTCGGGATCCACTATCCCAACTACCAGGCATCAGCTTTACCTATCACACAGCCTATCACAAGCGCGATGGCACAGAGCTCCCGATCAGCTGACAATAACGTTACGAATAACGCTAACACCGATGCAACGGTTATAACCGTTACCGCCGATGACAGGAGAACGTCCGTCACTGTGACAGCGTCATCGTGA
- the LOC126377611 gene encoding uncharacterized protein LOC126377611 isoform X9, with protein sequence MNSNILLGLPAAFGVIIVLCMCIRCCLLFCPGQKTRVPQERRMYVGSRPRQSFAQQEPTIFVSPANLPPPPKYEAMAPPSYEEVVGIHYPNYQASALPITQPITSAMAQSSRSADNNVTNNANTDATVITVTADDRRTSVTVTASS encoded by the exons ATGAATTCTAACATTTTACTAGGTTTACCGGCCGCCTTTGGTGTTATTATAGTGTTGTGTATGTGTATCCGATGTTGCCTTCTATTCTGTCCTG GGCAAAAGACGCGAGTGCCGCAAGAGAGGCGAATGTACGTGGGTTCGAGGCCCCGGCAGTCGTTTGCGCAGCAAGAGCCAACTATCTTCGTCAGCCCCGCCAATTTGCCCCCACCGCCCAAATATG AAGCGATGGCGCCACCAAGTTACGAAGAGGTAGTCGGGATCCACTATCCCAACTACCAGGCATCAGCTTTACCTATCACACAGCCTATCACAAGCGCGATGGCACAGAGCTCCCGATCAGCTGACAATAACGTTACGAATAACGCTAACACCGATGCAACGGTTATAACCGTTACCGCCGATGACAGGAGAACGTCCGTCACTGTGACAGCGTCATCGTGA
- the LOC126377611 gene encoding uncharacterized protein LOC126377611 isoform X13, whose amino-acid sequence MSDDFVILLLVMLNIVLFPAIFILLVRFIRQKTRVPQERRMYVGSRPRQSFAQQEPTIFVSPANLPPPPKYEAMAPPSYEEVVGIHYPNYQASALPITQPITSAMAQSSRSADNNVTNNANTDATVITVTADDRRTSVTVTASS is encoded by the exons ATGAGTGACGATTTTGTAATACTGTTGTTAGTTATGTTGAATATAGTTTTGTTTCCTGCAATCTTTATTCTGCTTGTGCGATTTATTC GGCAAAAGACGCGAGTGCCGCAAGAGAGGCGAATGTACGTGGGTTCGAGGCCCCGGCAGTCGTTTGCGCAGCAAGAGCCAACTATCTTCGTCAGCCCCGCCAATTTGCCCCCACCGCCCAAATATG AAGCGATGGCGCCACCAAGTTACGAAGAGGTAGTCGGGATCCACTATCCCAACTACCAGGCATCAGCTTTACCTATCACACAGCCTATCACAAGCGCGATGGCACAGAGCTCCCGATCAGCTGACAATAACGTTACGAATAACGCTAACACCGATGCAACGGTTATAACCGTTACCGCCGATGACAGGAGAACGTCCGTCACTGTGACAGCGTCATCGTGA